GCCGCCGGCGCCATCGAACTCCACACCGAGAACGTCCGCCAAATCTGGGATGAAGCGGTCGCCAAGGTAGAGGATATGACGGCCGACCACGCCAAGTTGGCGGGTGAAATAGCAATTCGCGCGCCAAACCAACTGGCCGCGATCTTTTCAACGAAGTATAATTTCAGCAAGATTTTTTGCGAGCGACCTGATCGAGCGGCCAAACTGGAAGATGCGCTGGAAACGGTGATTGGCCGGCGAATCCGGATCCAGTTCGAACTCGCGGAGGAGCCGGCCAACGGAGGCGATATCGGTCCGAAGCGGACGGCTTCCCCCCGCCAGCGCCGCGCCGAACTTGAGGCGGACGTGCGGCGGCGGCCAATCGTTGAGCGGGCAGTCGAGTTGTTTGCGGCAAATGTCGAAATCCTGGAGAAGCCGGCATGTTCAAAGGAATTGGAAATCTGAGTTCGATCTTGAAACAGGCCCAGGAGGTTGGCGGCCGCTTGCAATCGCTCAACGAAGAATTGAAGAAGCGGCGCGTCGTCGGCCGCTCGGGGGCAGACCTAATTGAAGTCGAGGCGAACGGAATCGGACAAATCCTGAAGATCACGATCGACCCTGGACTGATTGAGCGTCGAGATCGTGAAATGCTAGAAGACTTGATCCCGGCGGCCGTGAACCAAGCGCTGGCGAAGGCCAAGGAAATGCACGCCGACGCGCTGCGCGACTTGACCGGCGGCATGAATCTCCCGCCGCTCGACGATCTGATGGCCAAGATTCAGTCGCAGGAAACATGACGCTGTTGACTGAATCGGTGAGCCGCCTGATCGACGAAATGGCCAAGCTGCCGGGGATCGGCCGCAAATCGGCCGAGCGGATCGCCTATCACATTCTGCGGGTCCATAAGAACGAGGCGCTCGGGCTGGCCGACGCGATTCGAAACGTCAAGGAGAACGTGCGATACTGTCGGCTTTGCTATAATCTGGCGGAGGCGGATGAATGTGCGATCTGCCGCGATCCAGCGCGCGATCCGCGGCTTCTCTGCGTGGTCGAGCAGCCGCGCGATTTGATGGCCCTCGAACAAGCCGGCGCCTACAAGGGGCTGTATCATGTGCTATTGGGGCGGATCGCTCCGCTGGAAGGGATCGGTCCCGATCAGCTCACGATCGGCCCTTTGGTCGAGCGCATTCGATCGGGTCAGTTCGCGGAGGTGATTATGGGTACGAATCCGACGCTCGAAGGGGACGGAACGGCCCTTTTCATCGCCAACCAATTGGCCGACGTTCCGGTGGCAATTACGCGGCTGGCTCGGGGGATTACGACGGGGAGCGTACTGGAATTCGCGAATAAGGAGATTCTTTCCGACGCCCTCTCCGGGCGGCAGAAATTTTGAGAACGCCTAACAAATCCGGCGGGGACCGTCCCCTTTTTGCGCGGTCCGCGCAGCAAAACGGGGACTGTCCCCTTTTCCAAGCCGGATTTGGTGGGCATTCTGAGATGGGTCGGCAAAATCGCCGGCGGCGGCAACGAAAATTGGCGGCCCGCGCGGCGGATATGGTATAAAGTTGAATGAGCGGCACTGGGCGCGAGCCAAACTAGAATGGATTGAATCTCCATGCGACTTTCGTTCGGACAAGAACTGCGATTGGTTCAAAAGCAGGTGCTTGCGCCGCGGATGATCCAATCGATGGAAATCTTGCAGTTGCCGATGATGGCCCTGCAGGAGCGCATCGAGCAGGAGATGCAGGAAAACGAAGCGCTCGAGTTGGTCGAGGAGGATCCCGATCTGCCGGACGAGCAAGTCGAGACTCCAAATCCCGACGCGCCGACGCCGGAAGAGCGGGAACTCGTCGTCGATGAGAACAAGGACAACGCCGCCGATTTCGAGCGGCTGTTGAGCATGGACGAGGAGTGGCCCGACCACTTCGAGGAGCGCAGCCGTCCATCCGCCACGCGGCTCGCCGAAGAGGGAGACCGCCAACACGACGCGATGGCCAACATGGTCGATCGCCCCCAATCGCTGCACGAGTATCTGCATGATCAACTCGGCTGGTTCGATCTCGAAGAGCCGCTGCGGCAGATGTGCGACCGGATCATCTACGCTCTCGACTCGAACGGTTATTTGCAGGGCCGGCTGGAGGACCTAGTCGATTCCGACGGCGGCCAATCGGCGCTGGCACTAGCACAGAAGGCGCTCACGACCGTGCAGAGGCTCGATCCGCCGGGAGTCGGCGCTCGCGATCTCCGCGAGTGCCTTTTGCTCCAGCTCAAGCCGAACATGCCGCATTATGAGCAGCTCAAGACGCTGATCGCGAATCACCTGGAAGACCTGGAGCACAACCGGCTTCCTCAGATCGAGCGGCGGACCGGATATTCGATCGACTTGATCAAGCAAACTCTCGACGAGCTGCGCAAGCTCAATCCCAAGCCCGGCGCGAATTTCTCCGGCGGCTTCGTCCCCAGCGTCACGCCCGATGTGTACATTGAGTTGGCCGAGTCGGGCAAATACAAGGTGCGGCTCGAAGACGGCCGCACGCCGAACCTGTTCATCAGCGCCTACTATCGGCAATTGCTGATGTCGCCCGACACCGACGAAAAAACCCGCGAGTACATCAAGCGGAAGATCAACTCGGCCCAATGGCTGATCGAATCGATCGAGCAGCGCCGCAACACGCTCACCCGCGTAGCCCAGGCAATCGTCGATCATCAAACCGAGTTCCTGAACAAAGGCCCGGAGCACATCGAGCCGCTCAAGATGCAGCAGATCGCCGATAAAGTCGGCGTGCACGTGACCACCGTGAGCCGGGCCGTCGATGATAAATGGGTGCAAACCCCGCGCGGCATCTTCCCGCTCAAGCGATTCTTCGTCGGCGGCACGGTCAGCGCCGGCGGCGAGGAAGTGGCCTGGGACGCCGTGCGAATCAAGCTGCAAGAGATCGTCGATGCCGAGAGCAAGCAGCATCCGCACAGTGACGATGAATTGGTCAAGGAATTGGCCAAACACGGCCTGACCGTCGCCCGCCGCACGGTGACCAAGTATCGGAAGGCCATGAAGATCCCCAGCTCCCGCCAGCGCCGCGACTGGACATTGGGCGGCGATGCGCCGCCGGCCGCCGCCGAAGTCAATGGCGCGGAGCAGCATGACGAAGAAGATCACCAAGAAGAACGCGGCGATGAGCCGGCCAGCGGTCCGCGGGACGGCAACGTGCCCCACGGCGATGCGCAATCCGACATCGAAACGCCGCTCGCGTAGGCGACGACTTTCGCCACATAGGAAATTGAAGGCGATTGGTGCGCGGTCCACTCTTTCCGGCCAACAGAGATAGTATCACGGGGACATTATTCGCCACGGACGAGCAGCGTCACAGTCTGGTCCACGTAAGAAAACGTGGCGTCAAAATGCTCGAGGAATCCGATGTGGCCGAGAATTGCCTCCGACCAGGTTTCGTCCGCGATGCCGACTGCAATTCGACGGGAGAATCGCTCGTCTCCATCGGCAACTTCAATGAGCACCTCGCCGTACATTATCGACATTTTGCCGCTTGCCGACTGCACAGTTGAAATCACTTCCGAGAGCGGCGCAATCCCGAGCTTTTCGGCCATGCTCTGCGTGATGTACGACTCGTCGGCACCGGTATCGAGCAGGGCGTAGCAGTTGCGGGTGCCCTTGGATCCCGAAAACCTGACGGGAATGACGGGCCGCGAAATGATAGAGAGCATGGGCGCCGCGGGAGAGGGCTCAATCGCATAGCGGCGATACGGAAACTTCACCGCGCTGCTCCAATGATGCGAACATCCGAGCGCGGGGTCTTTTCGAATCGAAGGTTTGTTTCGCCCGTTTTCTCGGCCGCCGATTCGCATTCGTCCAACGTATCGCCGTAGGCGACAATGCGACTGCCGTCGAATGTCCAGGCAATCCACTTGCCGCCAAGTTCCTTTGGGACTATTGGCGGCTGCCGCTGCTGATATGGAATGGAAGGCATGGTCTCAATCCTTTCACATAATTCTACGCTAGGTTCAGGCTCGAAGTCGAGAGAAGCTTAGCGCTCAACTCGCTTCGATGTAGAGTCCGCGGCGATTTCTTTCCGCCCGCCGCGCTTGGTCGATGAGATTGGCCACCTCCACGACGTGCTCGATCCCGTCGAGATCGAATTCCGGGACGCTATGGTCCGACGCGGTGAGCTTGATCGAACCGACGTCGAACATCCGTTCGAAGAGGTTTTGCTCGTACTTCATGTCGTTGATGTCGATCACTTCGATCCGATCCGTGACGCGGCTGAAGATTCCTCGCTCAATGAAGAATCGTTGATTGGTGAGCCGGTAATGGATTCCAATCCGACGGCGCAGCACATAGGCAGCGATGAAGATCCACAGCGCGACGAGACACCCGACAATCGTCCATCGAATAACGGGACTGACGGCGACGAATAGCAAGACGATTCCAACGATCGACGCCAATCCGCCGAGAGCCAGCACCCCGAGCATCGACTTGTACGAATAGGCGCCGCGCCATAGTTCTTGCTCGGGAATGTCGCGGGGCGCGCGGACCTGCTCAGCCTTGTGCTGAAGTTGTTGCGCGGAAGACGGAGCCGGCGCCGCCGCCGCGGGAGGCTCGGCCGATTCATCCAATCGCTTACCGCAACCAGGACAAAACGCCGCTCCCGAGGGAATCTCCGTCTCGCAATGCTCGCACCGCATGTTCGATCGCCCTTTAGAAGGTGACGGGTTGATGGCAACAGCACCGACGCATTATAGATGAGTGCCCAGGGAATGACGACGCCCGAACCGCAAAAGCGTAGGATGCGTCAAGTCCGCGCAGACGCACCGGAATCAGCTAGCCGGCGGGGATTGGCCGATGCACGGTGCGTCTGCGCAGAGACTTGACGCACCCTACTCGCGCCGCAGACGCCCATGCCGTCAATAAAACATCTGCCCCTCGCCGACCGGCTCGAAGGCGTTCTTGAAGTGCTCGATCGTCGGGCGGCGCTGCCCCTTGGGCCAGGTGATGGCGATCACGTCGAAGCGGGCGGAGGTCTCCAACAGCCCGTGACGCTTGAGATAGATCATCGCCAGGCGCGTGAGGCGGTGCTGCTTGTCGCGGTCGACCGCTTCGGCCGGGTGGCCGGCGTCGTGCGAAACGCGTGTCTTGACTTCGACGAACACGACCGTCCGGCCATCGACGGCGATCAGATCGATCTCGCCGCGGCGGATGTGGGATCCGCGGGCGACGATCACATAGCCCAATCGCTTAAGATACCGAGCGGCCACCGCCTCGCCACGCTGTCCGAGCGTCTTTGGAGCCAGCGCGCGGCGGAGGGAATTAATCGAGGAATTGTAGCGCGCGCGGAACTGCCGCGCCCAACCAGTGACCCAGACCGACAGTTTAGTCAACCGCGAACGGCGTGGCTTGCGCGTTCGAGTTGCCATGCGGTTGGAGCTCTAATGCTGTATTGATGCTTTGGGTGCCGTGCCCCCGCGGGGCGCCCTCCGGGCCCGCCAGCGGCTCGGCGTGGGCATGGACGGTGTCGTCGCATGGCCACGCAGAGCCGTGGCCATGGCACCGGTCAATCAGAGCTGAACTCACTTTGCCGCTTCTGCTTCGGCGACGCCCTCGCCCCGGCGCTCGCGGAGGCGAACGGCCTTGCCAACGCGGTCGCGGAGAAAGTACAGCTTCGCCCGCCGCACGACTCCGGAGCGCTTCACCTCCACCTTCGCAATCTTCGGCGAATGCAGCGGAAACTTGCGCTCGACCCCTTCGCCCGCCACGATCCGCCGGACCGTGAACATGGCCCGGGTGCCGGAACCGTTGCGGGCGATCACGACGCCGTTGAAGATCTGGATCCGCTCTTTCTCCCCTTCGAGAATCCGCGTGTGTACGTCGACCGTGTCACCGATTTCGAATTTCGGTATTTCGGCCTTGAGGCTGCTCTTTTCCACCAAGGCCAGGATTTGCTCGCTCATCGGAATGGTCCTTTCTATCGTTCTAATAAATCCGCACGGCGCTGGGCGGTCTGTTGAAGACTCTGCTCAAGCCGCCAGCGGGCGATTTCTTCGTGGTTTCCCCCCAGCAGCACCTCCGGCACGGTCAGCCCGCGGAATTCGCGCGGGCGGGTGAATTGGGCGTGCTCCAAAAGTCGGCTTGTCCCCGAAAACGAATCGTTTCCCGCGCTCTCCTCGTGACCGAGCACGCCCGGCACGAGCCGAATCACGGCGTCGATCACCACCATCGCCGCCACCTCGCCGCCACCGAGGATGAAGTCGCCGATCGACAGTTCATCCGGCTTGAGGATTTGCCGCACCCGATCGTCAAACCCCTCGTACCGCCCGCAAAGCAGTAGCAGCCGCTTGTGAGCGGCCAACTCCTCGACGATCGGCTGCGTGAGCCGGCGTCCTTGCGGCGTGAGCATGACCAGATGACCCGGATCAGGATCGCTCGCCCGGACCGCCTCGACACACTCGACGACCGGCTCGACCTTGAGGATCATGCCGGGTCCGCCCCCGAACGGGCGATCGTCCACCACCTTGTGCCGACCCATTGCCCAATCGCGGATATTGTGCAACCGCACATCCACCAACCCGCGCTCAATCGCCAACTTCAAAAGGCTCTGCCCCAAGTAGCCCGGAAACATCTCCGGAAACAAAGTCAAAACATCGAATCGCATTTCATGGAGGACTTGATAAAAACTACGGCGTCGGCGCGGCGGCTGGTTGTTCGGCCGGCGCCGCCTCTGCGGCTGGCACTTCGGAGGCCGGTGCTTCGGCCGGCGGCGCCCCCGAAGCCGGCGCTTCCGCGGCCGGCGCCTTGGCCTCTGGCGCCTTCTCGGTCTTCGGCTTCAGCACAAATGTCGGTGGCCCAGGATCGGGAATTGCCTTCGGCGCCGTCAGCCGCTCGCGGGCAGCCTGCTGCTCCGCGGCGCGGATTCCGTCCGGGCCGTATTTCTTGATCAATATCGCCACCTTCTCCGATGGCTTTGCCCCCACGCCGAGCCAATACTTGAGCCGCTCGCCGTTGATCGTCGTGCGGGCATCGGTGTCCGGCACGTGCGGATCGTAGGTGCCCAGTTCCTCTATCACGCGGCCATCGCGGGGGCTCCGCGAGTCGGTCGCGCAAATCCGGAAAAACGACCGGTGTTTGCGCCCCATCCGTTTCATGCGAATTCGTACTGCCACACTCGTCTCCTGGGTTTAGCCGTCTATTCTTGTTCAGGTTCGCTCAAGGGGAAGCCATCAGATTACCAATTGGGGGCCACGAATGCGAGTGGAACCAGGCGTGAATTAGCGAAAAAATTGCAGCCCGTGTGCCGGAATTCGTCGGAGATTCGAGATAGCTTGATGGATCTTCGGAGCATGGTTGATAGGGGTGGGTGCCATGCCCACGCGGGGCGGGGCGCCCTCTGGGCCCGCCAGCGGGTCGGCGTGGGCATGTGGGCGTATGAGCAGTTAGCGCATGGCCACTCAGAGCAGTGGCCATGGCACCCGGCGAATTCAAACGCCCAGCGGCGATTCACTCACCGGGTTTGTCCTCGTCGTCCGGCTTTCGCCCGTTCTGGTCCTTGTTTTTCTGGTCACCGTGCTTGTTTTCGTATTTCCGCCGGCGGAGTTCTTTTTCGCGCTGTTTCTTGAGCTTGCGCTTTTCATCGGTCGTGAGTCGCTTGCCGGTGCCTTGCTTCGACTTGCCGAGCTTTGCCCCGGGGTTCATCAGGCCCCCTTGCTGAAGCTCTTTCATCATCCGCAGCCGATCGCCCATCCCCTTGCCGGCCATGCTCTTCATCATGGCGGCGATGCCGTCGAATTGCTTGACCAAGTCGTTGACTTCGTGCGGCTCGACGCCCGCGCCGGCAGCGATCCGGCGGCGGCGGCTGGGATCGATCACCCGGCTCGGATTGCGGCGCTCGTCGGACGTCATTGAGTCGATGATCCCAAACGTGCGGTCCATTGCCCCTTCCACATCTTCATCGCCGAGCATATCGTTCAGCCCGCCCATGCCGGGCATCAATCCAAGCAGTTTCTTAATCGGGCCCATCGTCCGTGTTTGCCCGAGCATCTTGCGGAAACTGTCGAGCGTGAATTCACCCTTGCGGAGTTGAGCCTCTTGTTCCGCGAGCACGTCTTGATCGAGCTTCTGCTGGGCCGTTTCGACGAGCGTCAGCACGTCTCCCATGCCGAGGATTCGCCCCGCCATCCGATCGGGATGGAATTCCTCGAGCGCATCGAGATGCTCGCCCGTGCCGATGAACTTTAGCGGCACGCCGGTAACTGCTTTGACCGAAAGCGCCGCCCCACCGCGGGCGTCGCCATCGAGCTTGGTCATGATCACGCCGTCCAACTCCAGCGCGTCTTGGAAGACTTTGGCGCTGTTGACGGCGTCTTGCCCGGTCATGCCATCGACCACCAGGTACACTTGCTCGGGACCGACCTGATTGTCGATCCGCTCGAGTTGGTCCATCAACTCTTCGTCGATGTGCAATCGCCCGGCCGTGTCGAGGATGACGGCCCCAATGGCTTCGGCCCGAGCTTTCTTGACGGCGTTCTGGCAGACCGACACGGGATTCGTCGCCCCCGGCTCGGAGTAGACGGGAATGCCGAGTTGCTCCCCCAGCACGTGCAACTGCTGAATGGCGGCGGGGCGCTGCAGGTCGGCGGCCACCAGCATCGGCTTCACGCCGCGCTCCTTGATCATCCGCCCGAGCTTGCCGCAAGTGGTCGTCTTGCCGGAGCCTTGCAGGCCGCAGAGCATCAGCACCGTGGTGCCGGGCTTGAGGTGCAGCGAGTGATCCACGGGTCCCATCAGATTGATGAGTTCCCGGTGCACGACGCCGATGACCTGCTGATCCGGCCGGAGCGACTGCAGCACCTTCTCGCCGACCGCCTCCTGCGTCACCCGGTCCATGAACTCCTTCACGACCGAATAGCTGACGTCCGCTTCGAGCAGCGCGCGCTCGACCTCCTTCAGCCCCTCGCGCATGTTCGCTTCGCTGAGCTTCCCCCGACCGCTCAACTTGCGCAACGCGCCGGACAGACCGTTTTGAATTGATTCGAACATAAGCAGGAGTCAGGAGTCCGGAACGAACGACGAAAAAACGAGCCGAGTGGCATCAGCCGCCGGATAACGCTTCGCCGCGCCATCCAGCGCAGCCCAGAATTTTAGCGGAATCGCGGCCGAATTGAATAGGGCCGAGGTTCGCCCGACGTGCGAAACTTGCGGAGGAAACCGCTGGCCGGTAGGATCGGACAGGGCTGTCATTTCTAGGTTTTGGCCCTTGGTTGCTAAACGCCATCGACGCCTGGGCATTCTGGAACTCGAAACCATTGTAACGCAGGCGTTGCCATGAGCTTCTCGGTCGATATCCGAAGCATCGAAGAATTGGCCGAAGATCAGGACGATCCCCTCCGCAAATTGGTTATCGACGCCTACAAAAATCGGCCGCTCAGTGGGCAGCGAACCGAGACCTTTTTCCAATTCTCATACGAGGCATTGCCTCCTGAACGAACAAGGAATGTCCTTGGGGACATTGGCGATCGCGAGGCAATCGGGCTGTTGGTTGACGAACTCCCAAAGACCGATCCCGATGACCCGTTCAGACCCGAGTTCTTTTCAGTTACTCAGTTGGCTCGCGGGCTGGCCGAAAGATACCCCGAAGTGGAATCACGTTCTCTCGAAGACGTTTATCGCGGGTATGAATCGGGGCAGTTCAATGACGAACAGGTATTCGCGTCGGTCCTTATGGACTTCGCCCGCAATCCCTTGTCCGGCTATCCGGTTGTCGTATTCGGCTGGTAGCAAAAGCATCCGGAACGCAGCCCGCGATCATTGTCACTGTCGGAATTCTTGCGAATCCCGCTACGACGATCATCATCCCATTGTAGAGAAACCCTCGACGACAGCGCCGTCAAGCTATTTGACAGGAGTCCTCAGATATTTTCCCAGCCGCTGCATCCCTTCCGCTGTCGAGACGGCTGGAAGGTAGCCGAAATCTTCTTTCGCGCGGCGGATGTTGAAGTAGTGGGAGCGGCCGAGTTGGGCGGCGAGGAAGCGGGTCATTCGTGGTTCGGTGTTGGGCCGAAAAAGATGGTGGAATGCTTCGAGACCGGTCCCGATAGTCCAAGCCAGTCGCGTGGGAATAGAGCCGCTCACCGGTCCTAGGCCGGCCAGCGCGAGCAGTTGCTCGATCCACTGCCAGCAGTTGACGGGTTCTCCCTGGCTGATGAAATAGGCCCGACCGCCGATCGGCGAGCCGGGGCCCAGCGCGTCGGCGGCTTGAAGATGGGCCGCGGCGGCGTTTTCGACGTACACCATGTCGATCAGATTCTGGCCATCGCCGACGCGGCGCAATTGGCCGGCCCGCTGGCGCTTCAAGAGCCGGGGTACGAGGCGCCGGTCGCGCGGTCCCCAGATCAAATGCGGCCGCAGGGCGCAGGTGAGCAATCCGCCGCTGCCGCTGGCGGCCAGCACGCGCTGCTCGGCCAGGGCCTTCGAATGCGGATAGTGGCAGAGCCAGCGCGTCGCATACGGCGCCGATTCGTCAACTCCGCACTGATCCCGGCCGTCGAACGTGACGCTCGGGCTGCTCGAGTAAACCAGTCGCGTGACACCGTGCCGCCGACAACCCTCCAGCACGTGCTCAGTGCCCAGTGTGTTGACGTCGTAGTAATGCTGCCAGGATCCCCAAATGCCGGTGACGCCGCCGACGTGGAAAACAGTGTCGATTCCCTCGCAGGCCGCGATCATGCGGTCTCGATCGCGCAGATCCCCTTGCACGACTTCGACTCCCAGCCGACGCAGCTCCGGATCGTCCTTGCGGCAGTATCCGCGGACGCGATCTCCCCGGGCAATGAGCTGCTCGACGACATACAGCCCGAGAAACCCGCCGGCGCCGGTCACCAATGCGTGCATTCAAGAAGTTCCGATTTATTTTGAACCGCCAAGGCGCCAAGGACGCCAAGATGCGGCGGGAGAGTTTTATGAGGAGACCAGGAAAGCAGGAGAACGAAGAAAGGTAGCCGGAAATGAACGGGAATGAACTTAGCGCGGCATCGGGCAGCAACAAAAGGAATCGTTATTTGATTGAACAGGAGATAACGGAGGAAACGGAGAGTTTGATTTGCGGATTCTTGATCTCTGTTCCCTCCGTTTGCTCCTGTTCCTCTCGCCCTTCCGACTCCTGCCTTCCTGGCCTCCTC
This DNA window, taken from Pirellulales bacterium, encodes the following:
- a CDS encoding YbaB/EbfC family nucleoid-associated protein — protein: MFKGIGNLSSILKQAQEVGGRLQSLNEELKKRRVVGRSGADLIEVEANGIGQILKITIDPGLIERRDREMLEDLIPAAVNQALAKAKEMHADALRDLTGGMNLPPLDDLMAKIQSQET
- the recR gene encoding recombination mediator RecR, with protein sequence MTLLTESVSRLIDEMAKLPGIGRKSAERIAYHILRVHKNEALGLADAIRNVKENVRYCRLCYNLAEADECAICRDPARDPRLLCVVEQPRDLMALEQAGAYKGLYHVLLGRIAPLEGIGPDQLTIGPLVERIRSGQFAEVIMGTNPTLEGDGTALFIANQLADVPVAITRLARGITTGSVLEFANKEILSDALSGRQKF
- the rpoN gene encoding RNA polymerase factor sigma-54, producing the protein MRLSFGQELRLVQKQVLAPRMIQSMEILQLPMMALQERIEQEMQENEALELVEEDPDLPDEQVETPNPDAPTPEERELVVDENKDNAADFERLLSMDEEWPDHFEERSRPSATRLAEEGDRQHDAMANMVDRPQSLHEYLHDQLGWFDLEEPLRQMCDRIIYALDSNGYLQGRLEDLVDSDGGQSALALAQKALTTVQRLDPPGVGARDLRECLLLQLKPNMPHYEQLKTLIANHLEDLEHNRLPQIERRTGYSIDLIKQTLDELRKLNPKPGANFSGGFVPSVTPDVYIELAESGKYKVRLEDGRTPNLFISAYYRQLLMSPDTDEKTREYIKRKINSAQWLIESIEQRRNTLTRVAQAIVDHQTEFLNKGPEHIEPLKMQQIADKVGVHVTTVSRAVDDKWVQTPRGIFPLKRFFVGGTVSAGGEEVAWDAVRIKLQEIVDAESKQHPHSDDELVKELAKHGLTVARRTVTKYRKAMKIPSSRQRRDWTLGGDAPPAAAEVNGAEQHDEEDHQEERGDEPASGPRDGNVPHGDAQSDIETPLA
- a CDS encoding retropepsin-like aspartic protease, producing the protein MKFPYRRYAIEPSPAAPMLSIISRPVIPVRFSGSKGTRNCYALLDTGADESYITQSMAEKLGIAPLSEVISTVQSASGKMSIMYGEVLIEVADGDERFSRRIAVGIADETWSEAILGHIGFLEHFDATFSYVDQTVTLLVRGE
- a CDS encoding PH domain-containing protein; the encoded protein is MRCEHCETEIPSGAAFCPGCGKRLDESAEPPAAAAPAPSSAQQLQHKAEQVRAPRDIPEQELWRGAYSYKSMLGVLALGGLASIVGIVLLFVAVSPVIRWTIVGCLVALWIFIAAYVLRRRIGIHYRLTNQRFFIERGIFSRVTDRIEVIDINDMKYEQNLFERMFDVGSIKLTASDHSVPEFDLDGIEHVVEVANLIDQARRAERNRRGLYIEAS
- a CDS encoding YraN family protein; translation: MATRTRKPRRSRLTKLSVWVTGWARQFRARYNSSINSLRRALAPKTLGQRGEAVAARYLKRLGYVIVARGSHIRRGEIDLIAVDGRTVVFVEVKTRVSHDAGHPAEAVDRDKQHRLTRLAMIYLKRHGLLETSARFDVIAITWPKGQRRPTIEHFKNAFEPVGEGQMFY
- the rplS gene encoding 50S ribosomal protein L19, with translation MSEQILALVEKSSLKAEIPKFEIGDTVDVHTRILEGEKERIQIFNGVVIARNGSGTRAMFTVRRIVAGEGVERKFPLHSPKIAKVEVKRSGVVRRAKLYFLRDRVGKAVRLRERRGEGVAEAEAAK
- the trmD gene encoding tRNA (guanosine(37)-N1)-methyltransferase TrmD; amino-acid sequence: MRFDVLTLFPEMFPGYLGQSLLKLAIERGLVDVRLHNIRDWAMGRHKVVDDRPFGGGPGMILKVEPVVECVEAVRASDPDPGHLVMLTPQGRRLTQPIVEELAAHKRLLLLCGRYEGFDDRVRQILKPDELSIGDFILGGGEVAAMVVIDAVIRLVPGVLGHEESAGNDSFSGTSRLLEHAQFTRPREFRGLTVPEVLLGGNHEEIARWRLEQSLQQTAQRRADLLER
- the rpsP gene encoding 30S ribosomal protein S16: MKRMGRKHRSFFRICATDSRSPRDGRVIEELGTYDPHVPDTDARTTINGERLKYWLGVGAKPSEKVAILIKKYGPDGIRAAEQQAARERLTAPKAIPDPGPPTFVLKPKTEKAPEAKAPAAEAPASGAPPAEAPASEVPAAEAAPAEQPAAAPTP
- the ffh gene encoding signal recognition particle protein; translated protein: MFESIQNGLSGALRKLSGRGKLSEANMREGLKEVERALLEADVSYSVVKEFMDRVTQEAVGEKVLQSLRPDQQVIGVVHRELINLMGPVDHSLHLKPGTTVLMLCGLQGSGKTTTCGKLGRMIKERGVKPMLVAADLQRPAAIQQLHVLGEQLGIPVYSEPGATNPVSVCQNAVKKARAEAIGAVILDTAGRLHIDEELMDQLERIDNQVGPEQVYLVVDGMTGQDAVNSAKVFQDALELDGVIMTKLDGDARGGAALSVKAVTGVPLKFIGTGEHLDALEEFHPDRMAGRILGMGDVLTLVETAQQKLDQDVLAEQEAQLRKGEFTLDSFRKMLGQTRTMGPIKKLLGLMPGMGGLNDMLGDEDVEGAMDRTFGIIDSMTSDERRNPSRVIDPSRRRRIAAGAGVEPHEVNDLVKQFDGIAAMMKSMAGKGMGDRLRMMKELQQGGLMNPGAKLGKSKQGTGKRLTTDEKRKLKKQREKELRRRKYENKHGDQKNKDQNGRKPDDEDKPGE
- a CDS encoding NAD-dependent epimerase/dehydratase family protein translates to MHALVTGAGGFLGLYVVEQLIARGDRVRGYCRKDDPELRRLGVEVVQGDLRDRDRMIAACEGIDTVFHVGGVTGIWGSWQHYYDVNTLGTEHVLEGCRRHGVTRLVYSSSPSVTFDGRDQCGVDESAPYATRWLCHYPHSKALAEQRVLAASGSGGLLTCALRPHLIWGPRDRRLVPRLLKRQRAGQLRRVGDGQNLIDMVYVENAAAAHLQAADALGPGSPIGGRAYFISQGEPVNCWQWIEQLLALAGLGPVSGSIPTRLAWTIGTGLEAFHHLFRPNTEPRMTRFLAAQLGRSHYFNIRRAKEDFGYLPAVSTAEGMQRLGKYLRTPVK